The Amycolatopsis sp. NBC_01480 genome segment GGACACCGTGGTCAGCCAGGACACCGACGGGCGGCTGTGGATCGAGCACACGCCCAAGGGGATCATGGCCGAGGCCGGCGGCGGCACGCCGGACAAGACCGAGCTGCTGGGCTGGAAGGGCGACACGCTGGTCGCCACCCACCAGCAGCTCCCGGGGGTGTACCTGGCGCACGCCTTCGTCGGTGACGACGGCGACGGGCGCGCGCTGTACCTCCACACCGGCCGGGCCGACCGCCGGGTCAGCCGATGAGCGCGATCGCCGACGAGATCGAAGCGGTTTTCGCGGACGCTGGGGCGCAAGGTTTCGTGCACGCGCGGGAAGTCGGCGTGCCGGACGGGCCCGAGGTCGCGGTCGGCGCGGACGACCCGGTGGTCCTCGCTTCGGTGTTCAAGATCCCGGTCGCGGTTGCCTACGCCCGGGAGGTCGTCGCCGGCCGGCTCGACGAGACCGAGCGCACCCGGGTGACCGCGCGGTACCGGATCGGCGGCATCGGCACCGCGGGCAGCGCCGACGACGTCGAGATGAGCTGGCGGGACCTGGCGCGCTTCATGCTGATCATGAGCGACAACGCGGCGACCGACGTGATTTTCCACCGGGTCGGCCAGGCGGCGGTGGACCGCGTGCTCAGCGATCTCGGGCTGGCCCGGACCCGGCTGATCGGCTGCTGCGAGGACTTGTTCGCCTCCGTCGCCGATGATCTCGGAGTTTCCGGCGAGGTCGACGAGATCCTCGCCGCGGCCACCCCGGAGCAGCTGTGGAAGCTCTCGGCGCTCGACCCGGAGCGCACCACGTCGTCGACCCCGCGTGAGATCACCACGCTGCTCGACGCCGTCTGGACCGACCGGGCGGGCGATCCGGCCGCGTGCGAGAAGGTGCGCGCGATCATGGCGCAGCAGATCTGGCCGCACCGGATCTCGTCCGGGTTCGGCTCCGGCGTGACGATCGCGGCGAAAACCGGGACCCTGCCGGCGATCCGCAACGAGGCGGGCGTGCTGACCCATGTGGACGGCCGCCGGTTCGCCGTCGCCGTGTTCACCCGCGCCGAATCACTCGAAGACCGCCTGCCCGCGGTCGACCGGTCCATCGGCCAAGCCGCGCGCCTGGCCGTCGACCACCTTCGCGCGCTGCCCGTGCACCCGTAGGAGGATCCATGAGAACAGCTCGGCTCACCGTCGCGATGGCGGGTGTGGTGGTTCTGGCCGTGAGCGCCTGCGGGACGGCCGGCTCGTCCGGGCCGGACCGGACCGCGAACCAGAAACTGGCCGACGGCAAGACGTTCACCCTCGCGCTGCCTTCGGACCCGGGGTCGCTGGACCCGGCCATGACCGTCCTTTCGGTCACCCGCCAGCTCGACCAGTTCCTCTACGACGGACTGGTCACGATCGACACCACCGGCAAGCCGGTCGCGGGCCTCGCGCAGAAGTGGGAGGCCACCACGACCACGGCGTCCTTCACCCTGCGCCGCGGCGTCACCTGCGCCGACGGCACCCCGCTGACCGCGCGCGACGTGGCCGCGAACATCAACTTCGTGGGCGACCCGGCGAACAAGTCACCGATCGCGGGGGTCACGGTCAAGCCGGGCACGAAGGCGGTCGGCGACGACGGTGCCGGGACGGTCACGGTCACCAGCGGTTCGCCGGACTCGTTCCTGCTCCGCAACGTCGGCAGTGTGCCGATCGTCTGCGCCAAGGGGCTGGCCGACCGGTCCACCCTGGCCAAGGGGCAGCAGGGCACCGGCATGTTCACCGTCACCGAAATCGTGCCGAACGACCACTACACGCTCACCCGGCGCAAGGACTACACCTGGGGTCCCGGCCAGTGGCCGGCCAGCCAGCCCGGGCTGCCCGACAAGGTGGTCGCCCGGGTCATCCAGAACATGACCACCACCTCGAACCTGTTGCTGTCCGGGGAAGTCAACGCCGGTTCGATCACCGGGCAGGACATCCGGCGGCTGAGCGCGCAGCGGCTGTTCCACGCCGACACCACCAACATGATCGGCGAGCTGTTCTTCAACCAGGCGCCCGGCCGGCCCGGCGTCGACCCGGCCGTGCGCCGGGCCTTGGTGCAGGCGCTCGACCTCGGCCAGATCGCCAAGGTGCTGAACAGCGGCGCCGGCGTGCCCGTCAAGGGCCTGGTCACCGGGGAGCCGCTGGCCTGCCCCGGCGATTCGGTCAGCGGGAAGCTGCCCGGCTTCGACGCGGCCGCCGCCAAGACCGCGCTCGACGCCGCGGGCTGGCGGCCCGGCGCGGACGGCGTGCGGGTCAAGGACGGCAAGCGGCTCGCGCTCACCGCCGCCTACGGCACGCAGATCGGCCCGACCATGGCCCCGGCCGCCGAGCTGGTCCAGCAGTCCTTGAAGGGCATCGGCGCCGACGTCACGCTCAAGGCGGTCGACAGCCCCGGGCTGAGCCGGCTGCTGTTCGACACCGGGGACTGGGACCTTTCGCTGGCCCCGCTGGGGCTCACGCTGCCCAGCCAGCTGGTGCCGTTCGTGACCGGCCCGCTGCCCCCGGGAGGCACCAACTTCGCGCACGTCCAGAACGCGCAGTACGAATCCCTCGTCGCCAAGGCGGCTTCGGCAGCCGGGGACGCCGGCTGCCCGAGCTGGCTGTCGGCCGAATCCGCGCTCTTCGCTCAACTGGACGTGGTGCCGTTCGCGAACACGGTGGTGCCGACCTTCGGTGCCAACGCGCGGTTCGCGATGAACCAGGGCGCCATCCAGCCCTCGACGATCCGGATGTACTCCTGATGACCGAAACTGCCGTCGCCACGGCGGTTTCCGGGCCGCGGGCCGGGCCCTGGCTGTCGTTCGGGCTGCGCCGCCTGGGCCGGTTCGCCGTCTCGGTGTGGGTGCTGGTCACCATGGCGTTCCTGATGATCCAGCTGATCCCGGGCGACCCGGTCCGCGCGGCGCTCGGCCTGACCGCCCCGGTCGAGCTGGTGAACGCGCGCCGCGCCGCGCTCGGCCTCGACCACCCGTTGTGGATGCAGTACCTCGATTACCTCGGCGGGCTGGTGCGGGGCGACTTCGGCACGTCGATGCTGAGCGGGGTGCCGGTGGCGCAGGTGATCGGCGACCGGCTGCCCGCGACGCTGGAACTGGCGGTGCCCGCGTTCGTGGTGGTCGTCGTCGTGGCGATCCCGCTCGGGCTGCTGTTCGCGATGCTGACCCGCGGCGGCCGGCGCCGCGGCAGCGAATTGGCGTTCACCTCGACCACGGTGCTGTTCGCCGCCATCCCGGAGTTCCTGGTCGCGGTGGCGCTGGTGGCGTTTTTCGCGGTCCGGCTCGGCTGGTTCCCGGTGGCCGGGAGCGAGGGGACGGGCTCGCTGGTGCTGCCGGTGATCGCGCTCGCGCTCGGCCCGGCGTCGGTCCTCTCGCGCATCGTGCGGGTGGAGACGCTTTCCGTGCTGGGCAACGACTTCATCCGCACCGCCCGGGCGAAGCGGCTGCCCGCCCGGCTGATCTACGCGCGGCACGCGCTGCCGAACGCGCTGACCGCGACGCTGACCCTCGGCGGGATGATGCTGACCGGGATGGTCGCGGGCACCGTGCTGGTGGAGAACGTGTTCGCCTGGCCGGGGCTCGGCTCGACGATCGCGCAGTCGATCCTGCAGAAGGACT includes the following:
- a CDS encoding ABC transporter permease → MTETAVATAVSGPRAGPWLSFGLRRLGRFAVSVWVLVTMAFLMIQLIPGDPVRAALGLTAPVELVNARRAALGLDHPLWMQYLDYLGGLVRGDFGTSMLSGVPVAQVIGDRLPATLELAVPAFVVVVVVAIPLGLLFAMLTRGGRRRGSELAFTSTTVLFAAIPEFLVAVALVAFFAVRLGWFPVAGSEGTGSLVLPVIALALGPASVLSRIVRVETLSVLGNDFIRTARAKRLPARLIYARHALPNALTATLTLGGMMLTGMVAGTVLVENVFAWPGLGSTIAQSILQKDYPLVQGIVLIYGVGVLLVNLLVDVLLAVLDPRSTIREG
- a CDS encoding ABC transporter substrate-binding protein codes for the protein MRTARLTVAMAGVVVLAVSACGTAGSSGPDRTANQKLADGKTFTLALPSDPGSLDPAMTVLSVTRQLDQFLYDGLVTIDTTGKPVAGLAQKWEATTTTASFTLRRGVTCADGTPLTARDVAANINFVGDPANKSPIAGVTVKPGTKAVGDDGAGTVTVTSGSPDSFLLRNVGSVPIVCAKGLADRSTLAKGQQGTGMFTVTEIVPNDHYTLTRRKDYTWGPGQWPASQPGLPDKVVARVIQNMTTTSNLLLSGEVNAGSITGQDIRRLSAQRLFHADTTNMIGELFFNQAPGRPGVDPAVRRALVQALDLGQIAKVLNSGAGVPVKGLVTGEPLACPGDSVSGKLPGFDAAAAKTALDAAGWRPGADGVRVKDGKRLALTAAYGTQIGPTMAPAAELVQQSLKGIGADVTLKAVDSPGLSRLLFDTGDWDLSLAPLGLTLPSQLVPFVTGPLPPGGTNFAHVQNAQYESLVAKAASAAGDAGCPSWLSAESALFAQLDVVPFANTVVPTFGANARFAMNQGAIQPSTIRMYS
- a CDS encoding serine hydrolase; translation: MSAIADEIEAVFADAGAQGFVHAREVGVPDGPEVAVGADDPVVLASVFKIPVAVAYAREVVAGRLDETERTRVTARYRIGGIGTAGSADDVEMSWRDLARFMLIMSDNAATDVIFHRVGQAAVDRVLSDLGLARTRLIGCCEDLFASVADDLGVSGEVDEILAAATPEQLWKLSALDPERTTSSTPREITTLLDAVWTDRAGDPAACEKVRAIMAQQIWPHRISSGFGSGVTIAAKTGTLPAIRNEAGVLTHVDGRRFAVAVFTRAESLEDRLPAVDRSIGQAARLAVDHLRALPVHP